Proteins encoded by one window of Anguilla rostrata isolate EN2019 chromosome 9, ASM1855537v3, whole genome shotgun sequence:
- the LOC135262891 gene encoding cyclic nucleotide-gated olfactory channel-like, which yields MTGQVAEKSEDLSVHRLSVKTALEEEPERAESTLSRTQSVCDDTSSELQRVATIEPNGINSRNSFRGRGAMSRLVNLVVTLREWAHKSLMEEQQRPDSFLERFRGPELQAAPSRNSNDGKGDTKKKSHVFVVAPSDDMYYYWLFVISVAVLYNWCLLVARACFDELQTSSWILWLVLDYLSDVVYIMDTCVRLRTGFLEQGLLVKDLSKLRDSYVHTLQFKLDVVSILPTDLAYLATGIHTPQLRFNRLLRFPRMFEFFDRTETRTNYPNIFRICNLVLYILVIIHWNACIYFAISKSLGFGSDSWVYPNATDSVYGTLTHTYVYCLYWSTLTLTTIGEMPAPVRDEEYLFVVFDFLVGVLIFATIVGNVGSMISNMNATRADFQARIDAIKHYMQFRRVSKELEARVIRWFDYLWTNKKAVDEQEVLKNLPNKLRAEIAINVHLETLKKVRIFQDCEAGLLVELVLKLRPQVFSPGDYVCRKGDIGKEMYIIKEGRLGVVADDGVTQYALLTAGSCFGEISILNIQGSKMGNRRTANIRSIGYSDLFCLSKDDLMEAVTEYPDAKRVLEERGREILMKEGLLDENAATRPPAEEVDEKVVRLETSLDTLQTRFARLLSEYATTQQRLKQRITVLEQQLHRAGYVLPDAGESDNAAEHVPDEGKPEKGGPGEGGPGEGGPGKSKPGEGGPDLGGTGEASSQCTTAFRPLHSPTYRNICTLMQCLFYHTAKPSYTQTHTVILSILCTAILNLTFTHN from the exons atgaCTGGCCAGGTGGCAGAAAAAAGTGAAGACCTGTCGGTCCATCGGCTGTCAGTGAAGACAGCTCTGGAGGAGGAgcctgagagagcagagagcactCTAAGCcg GAcgcagtctgtgtgtgatgaCACATCCTCCGAGCTGCAGCGGGTGGCCACCATTGAGCCCAATGGGATCAACTCGCGCAACTCTTTCCGTGGGAGAGGGGCCATGTCACG GCTGGTGAATTTGGTGGTGACCCTGCGAGAATGGGCTCACAAGAGCCTGATGGAGGAGCAACAACGGCCAGACTCCTTCCTGGAGCGGTTCCGTGGGCCCGAGCTGCAGGCCGCCCCAAGTCGCAACAGCAACGATGGCAAGGGGGACACAAA GAAGAAGTCACATGTCTTTGTCGTGGCACCCTCAGATGATATGTACTATTACTGGCTGTTTGTCAtttctgttgctgtgctttACAACTGGTGCCTCCTAGTGGCAAG AGCTTGCTTTGATGAGCTACAGACCAGTAGCTGGATTCTCTGGTTGGTGTTGGACTACCTCTCAGATGTTGTCTACATTATGGACACCTGTGTTCGGCTGCGAACAG GCTTCCTTGAACAGGGTCTCCTGGTAAAGGACCTGTCCAAGCTGAGGGACAGCTACGtccacacactgcagtttaaGCTGGATGTGGTGTCCATCCTTCCCACTGACCTGGCCTACCTGGCAACAGGCATCCACACACCTCAGCTACGCTTCAACAGGCTACTGCGCTTCCCTcgaatgtttgagtttttcGACCGCACAGAGACACGCACCAACTACCCCAACATCTTTCGCATTTGCAACCTAGTGCTCTACATCCTGGTCATTATCCACTGGAATGCCTGCATCTACTTTGCCATATCTAAGTCATTGGGCTTTGGTTCTGACTCATGGGTGTACCCCAATGCCACAGACTCAGTGTATGGCACACTGACCCATACCTATGTCTACTGCCTGTACTGGTCTACCCTTACCCTCACAACCATTGGAGAAATGCCAGCACCTGTCCGGGATGAAGAGTATCTGTTTGTGGTCTTCGACTTTCTGGTGGGCGTGTTGATCTTTGCCACGATTGTGGGTAATGTGGGCTCCATGATTTCCAACATGAATGCCACGCGAGCGGATTTCCAAGCTCGCATCGATGCCATCAAGCACTACATGCAGTTCCGGCGAGTCAGCAAAGAGCTGGAAGCGCGTGTTATCAGATGGTTCGACTACCTGTGGACCAATAAGAAGGCAGTGGATGAGCAGGAGGTGCTGAAGAACCTGCCCAACAAGCTGCGGGCCGAAATCGCCATCAACGTGCACCTGGAAACGCTGAAGAAGGTGCGAATCTTCCAGGACTGTGAGGCAGGGCTGCTGGTGGAGCTGGTACTCAAGCTCCGCCCCCAAGTTTTCAGTCCCGGCGACTACGTCTGCCGCAAGGGTGACATCGGCAAGGAGATGTACATCATCAAGGAGGGCCGGCTAGGGGTGGTAGCGGATGATGGTGTCACACAATATGCCCTCTTGACAGCTGGCAGCTGCTTTGGTGAAATAAGTATCCTCAACATCCAGGGCAGCAAAATGGGTAACCGGCGAACGGCCAACATCCGGAGCATAGGCTACTCCGACCTCTTCTGCCTGTCCAAGGACGACCTGATGGAGGCTGTGACAGAATACCCCGACGCCAAGCGagtgctggaggagaggggacGGGAAATTCTGATGAAGGAGGGGCTGCTGGATGAGAACGCGGCCACCAGACCGCCGGCGGAGGAGGTGGATGAAAAGGTGGTGCGGCTGGAGACTTCACTGGACACGCTGCAGACGCGCTTTGCCCGGCTGCTCAGCGAGTACGCCACCACGCAGCAGAGACTCAAGCAGCGCATCActgtgctggagcagcagctgcaTCGCGCTGGCTACGTCCTGCCTGATGCGGGCGAGAGCGACAACGCTGCGGAGCATGTGCCTGACGAGGGCAAGCCTGAGAAGGGTGGACCTGGGGAGGGTGGGCCTGGAGAGGGTGGACCTGGCAAGAGCAAACCAGGGGAGGGTGGGCCTGACTTGGGTGGGACAGGTGAGGCAAGCAGCCAGTGTACCACTGCCTTCAGGCCGCTTCATAGTCcaacatacagaaatatatgtACACTCATGCAGTGTTTATTCTACCATACTGCTAAACCttcatatacacaaacacacacagtgattcTATCGATCTTGTGCACTGCAATACTGAACCTGACTTTCACCCACAACTAA
- the dnaaf6 gene encoding protein PIH1D3 has translation MEGFSSVTNLQALSTLLNPPDEDDEGDSAFVPSTAKLGPGHIGPAKSAESKVATSPYIKDSSKDIWSEKEVAEGAQFDDITDPRPQPEYDIVLKQRVGTEDIFLGMSRKDPSSMCCESMVVKIKLPGTKFMEVVLDVKEKFLDLRTPKYRLGLHLPHPVHSQEGTAQFLSEKEELEVTLPMNRPMDCINLA, from the exons ATGGAGGGATTCTCTTCAGTAACTAATCTACAGGCGCTCTCAACCCTGCTGAACCCACCCGACGAAGACGATGAAGGGGATAGCGCC TTTGTGCCATCCACTGCAAAGCTAGGGCCTGGACATATTGGCCCTGCAAAATCAGCCGAAAGTAAAGTGG CCACATCACCCTATATCAAAGACAGCAGCAAAGACATCTGGAGTGAGAAGGAAGTGGCTGAAGGAGCCCAgtttgatgacatcactgaccCACGACCACAGCCTGA gtatgACATTGTGCTGAAGCAGCGAGTAGGCACAGAGGACATCTTTCTGGGCATGAGCAGAAAAGATCCCTCTTCCATGTGTTGTGAGAGCATGGTG gtgaaaataaaattgccaGGCACAAAGTTTATGGAAGTTGTCCTGGACGTGAAAGAAAAGTTCCTTGATCTGAGAACACCAAAATA TAGGTTGGGCCTGCATCTGCCCCACCCTGTGCACAGCCAGGAAGGGACAGCCCAATTCCTTTCTgagaaggaggagctggaggtcaCGTTGCCCATGAACCGGCCAATGGACTGCATAAACCTGGCCTGA